One window from the genome of Gimesia aquarii encodes:
- a CDS encoding DUF6807 domain-containing protein codes for MKTQLLNFRQKLIITCAAILFFIEGVSTLQAGPALLLEVSAGKQARQNCVVSIPVPKLLENQPDLTLFRVDTGTEIPVQIGLTGEQRELVWILREQLPAGSKRKYRLLAGPREREQTSGVTVEDDGKHLNVKVDGKPVLTYNHAVVKAPKRDQAYYDKSGYIHPLYTPSGKVITDDFNPNHAHQHGIMFSWRKILFEGRENNGWDQKSQLGKVEHNQINSFTGGPVFGSFTTTIDHIDLTKKTGPVTMLKETWQVRVFALKDHFLFDINSVQNCATGKPVTIQKVHYGGMTIRGLADWHENHQYDYLTSEGKNKTNGNQSRPHWVEMYGPLGAETAGVTILSHPGNFRFPQPVRLHPSMPYFCFAVAAVDAFTIEPGKPYVSRYRYYVHDGKPSAKRDQHLWEDYAHPPTVKIVSE; via the coding sequence ATGAAAACTCAGCTTTTGAATTTCAGGCAAAAATTGATTATCACTTGCGCTGCAATTCTGTTTTTTATTGAAGGTGTTTCCACTTTGCAGGCGGGACCTGCTTTGCTCCTCGAAGTATCTGCTGGGAAACAGGCGAGACAAAACTGTGTTGTGTCAATTCCAGTACCAAAACTGTTGGAAAATCAACCGGATCTGACACTCTTTCGAGTCGATACGGGAACCGAAATACCCGTTCAAATCGGTTTGACAGGAGAACAGCGAGAACTGGTGTGGATTTTACGTGAACAATTGCCAGCGGGATCGAAACGAAAGTATCGTCTGCTTGCAGGACCGCGGGAGAGAGAACAAACGTCAGGAGTGACGGTGGAGGATGATGGAAAACATTTGAACGTGAAAGTCGATGGCAAGCCCGTACTGACATACAATCACGCCGTGGTTAAAGCACCCAAACGAGATCAGGCTTATTATGACAAGAGCGGGTACATTCACCCCTTATATACCCCCTCCGGCAAAGTGATTACCGATGACTTCAATCCCAACCACGCGCATCAACACGGAATCATGTTTTCGTGGCGGAAAATTTTGTTTGAGGGGAGAGAGAATAATGGCTGGGATCAGAAGTCGCAGTTAGGCAAAGTCGAGCATAATCAGATCAACTCTTTCACAGGCGGGCCTGTGTTTGGTTCGTTTACAACGACCATTGATCATATCGATCTGACGAAAAAAACAGGTCCGGTGACGATGTTGAAAGAAACGTGGCAGGTTCGAGTGTTTGCTTTGAAAGATCACTTTCTGTTTGATATTAATTCAGTACAGAATTGTGCAACCGGCAAACCGGTTACCATACAGAAAGTCCACTATGGGGGGATGACGATCCGCGGTCTTGCAGACTGGCATGAGAATCATCAATACGATTATCTCACCAGCGAAGGCAAAAACAAAACAAACGGAAATCAATCCCGTCCACACTGGGTGGAAATGTATGGCCCCCTGGGTGCTGAAACGGCTGGTGTGACGATTTTAAGTCACCCGGGGAACTTCCGATTCCCTCAGCCGGTAAGATTGCATCCCAGTATGCCTTATTTTTGTTTTGCTGTCGCAGCCGTGGATGCATTTACGATTGAGCCGGGAAAGCCATACGTTTCACGTTATCGTTACTATGTGCATGATGGAAAACCGAGTGCAAAACGAGATCAGCACTTGTGGGAAGACTATGCACACCCACCGACAGTCAAAATCGTTTCAGAATAA